Proteins from a genomic interval of Diceros bicornis minor isolate mBicDic1 chromosome 34, mDicBic1.mat.cur, whole genome shotgun sequence:
- the PGLYRP1 gene encoding peptidoglycan recognition protein 1: protein MSCCCSLLAWALLTLLGPGAARENPNCCGPIVPRREWGALASECHQSLKSPMRYVVVSHTVGNPCDTPASCLKQVQNVQSYHMRNLGWCDVGYNFLIGEDGLVYEGRGWNRQGAHAGSAWNPKSIGISFMGNYMERAPPLRALRAAQSLLACGVAQGALMTNYEVKGHRDVQDTLSPGDQLYEIIQTWPHYKD, encoded by the exons ATGTCCTGCTGCTGCTCACTGCTTGCCTGGGCCCTCCTCACCCTCCTCGGGCCCGGAGCAGCTCGAGAAAACCCGAACTGCTGTGGCCCCATCGTGCCCCGGAGAGAGTGGGGGGCCCTGGCGTCCGAGTGCCACCAGAGCCTAAAGTCGCCCATGCGCTACGTGGTGGTGTCACACACGGTGGGAAACCCCTGCGACACCCCGGCCTCCTGCCTGAAGCAGGTCCAGAACGTGCAGAGCTACCACATGCGGAACCTGGGCTGGTGCGACGTGGGCTACAA CTTCCTGATAGGAGAAGATGGGCTTGTGTATGAGGGCCGGGGCTGGAACAGACAGGGCGCCCACGCAGGTTCTGCCTGGAACCCCAAGTCTATCGGCATCAGCTTCATGGGTAACTACATGG AGCGGGCGCCCCCACTACGAGCCCTCAGGGCAGCCCAGAGTCTGCTGGCCTGTGGCGTCGCCCAGGGAGCCCTGATGACCAACTACGAGGTCAAAGGACACCGGGATGTGCAGGACACGCTCTCTCCAGGCGACCAGCTCTATGAAATCATCCAGACTTGGCCACACTACAAGGACTGA
- the LOC131397595 gene encoding peptidoglycan recognition protein 1-like, with product MSHPCALLAWTLLTFLGLGVAQEDLISCGPIVPRREWGALASTCEQRLNLPVRYVVVAHTASSPCDTPASCVRQVRNVQSYHVQKLGWCDVSYNFLIGEDGLVYEGRGWNTQGAHSGPTWNAKSIGISFIGNYMERAPPQRALRAAQSLLACGVARGALRPDYEVKGHRDVRDTLSPGDQLYSIIQTWPHYQG from the exons ATGTCCCACCCCTGCGCGCTGCTCGCCTGGACCCTCCTCACCTTCCTCGGGCTCGGAGTGGCTCAAGAAGATTTGATCTCATGCGGCCCCATTGTGCCCCGGAGAGAGTGGGGGGCCCTGGCATCCACGTGCGAACAGCGCCTGAACCTGCCTGTGCGCTACGTGGTGGTGGCGCACACGGCGAGCAGCCCCTGCGACACCCCGGCCTCGTGCGTGAGGCAGGTCCGGAACGTGCAGAGCTACCATGTGCAGAAACTGGGCTGGTGCGACGTGAGCTACAA ctTCCTGATTGGAGAAGACGGGCTTGTGTATGAGGGCCGGGGCTGGAACACCCAGGGCGCCCACTCTGGTCCCACCTGGAACGCCAAGTCAATCGGCATCAGCTTCATTGGTAACTACATGG AGCGGGCACCCCCGCAACGAGCCCTCAGGGCGGCCCAGAGTCTGCTGGCCTGTGGCGTGGCCCGGGGAGCCCTGAGGCCCGACTATGAGGTCAAAGGACACCGGGATGTGCGGGACACGCTCTCTCCAGGCGACCAGCTGTACAGCATCATCCAGACTTGGCCACACTACCAAGGCTGA